In Streptomyces sp. NBC_00414, a single window of DNA contains:
- a CDS encoding TetR family transcriptional regulator gives MSQSAKSSRTPAASDVPETAAGGRAAAQRLKMRRELAAAAMELFATKGYEATTVDEIAAAAGVARRTFFRHFRSKEEAIFPDHDDTLIRAEAVLNAAPAHEHPLDTVCRGIKEVMKMYAGRPEISVSRYKLTREVPTLREAEIASVARYERLFTRYLLGHFDEHAHDDDANDDPLLAEVAASAVVTAHNHVLRRWLRAGAQGDVEAQLDHAFAIVRKTFGTGIGAGRDTTAHSAPVSTASVEGEVLVTVARVDAPLHQVMRTIEQALKERS, from the coding sequence ATGTCCCAGTCCGCCAAGTCCTCCCGTACACCAGCCGCGTCCGACGTGCCGGAGACCGCCGCGGGCGGTCGCGCGGCGGCGCAGCGGCTCAAGATGCGCCGCGAGCTGGCGGCCGCCGCGATGGAGCTCTTCGCGACGAAGGGGTACGAGGCGACGACGGTCGACGAGATCGCCGCTGCGGCCGGGGTCGCCCGGCGCACCTTCTTCCGGCACTTCCGTTCCAAGGAAGAGGCGATCTTCCCGGACCACGACGACACCCTGATCCGGGCCGAGGCGGTGCTCAACGCCGCGCCGGCGCACGAGCACCCGCTGGACACGGTGTGCCGCGGGATCAAGGAAGTCATGAAGATGTACGCGGGCCGGCCGGAGATCTCGGTCTCGCGCTACAAGCTCACGCGTGAGGTGCCGACCCTGCGCGAGGCGGAGATCGCCTCCGTGGCGCGGTACGAGCGGCTGTTCACCCGCTACCTGCTGGGCCACTTCGACGAGCACGCCCACGACGACGACGCCAACGACGACCCGCTGCTCGCGGAGGTCGCCGCGTCGGCCGTGGTCACCGCCCACAATCACGTGCTGCGCAGATGGCTGCGGGCGGGCGCCCAGGGGGACGTCGAGGCCCAGCTGGACCACGCCTTCGCGATCGTCAGGAAGACCTTCGGTACGGGGATCGGGGCCGGGCGGGACACCACCGCGCACTCGGCGCCCGTGTCCACCGCCTCGGTGGAGGGCGAGGTCCTGGTGACCGTCGCCCGGGTCGACGCCCCCTTGCACCAGGTGATGCGCACGATCGAGCAGGCTCTCAAGGAACGGTCGTAG
- the ccrA gene encoding crotonyl-CoA carboxylase/reductase, giving the protein MKEILDAIQSRTATSADFAALPLPESYRAITVHKDETEMFDGLATRDKDPRKSIHLDDVPVPELGPGEALVAVMASSVNYNSVWTSIFEPVSTFSFLERYGRLSELTKRHDLPYHVIGSDLAGVVLRTGPGVNAWHPGDEVVAHCLSVELESSDGHNDTMLDPEQRIWGFETNFGGLAEIALVKSNQLMPKPDHLSWEEAAAPGLVNSTAYRQLVSRNGAGMKQGDNVLIWGASGGLGSYATQFALAGGANPICVVSSPQKADICRAMGAEAIIDRNAEDYRFWKDEHNQDPKEWKRFGKRIRELTGGEDVDIVFEHPGRETFGASVYVTRKGGTIVTCASTSGYNHEYDNRYLWMSLKRIIGSHFANYREAWEANRLIAKGKIHPTLSRVYSLEETGQAAFDVHRNLHQGKVGVLALAPTEGLGVRDEEKRAQHVDAINRFRNI; this is encoded by the coding sequence GTGAAGGAAATCCTGGACGCGATCCAGTCGCGGACGGCCACGTCCGCCGACTTCGCCGCGCTACCGCTCCCCGAGTCCTACCGCGCGATCACCGTGCACAAGGACGAGACCGAGATGTTCGACGGGCTCGCCACCCGCGACAAGGACCCCCGCAAGTCGATCCACCTGGACGACGTGCCGGTGCCGGAGCTCGGCCCCGGCGAGGCCCTGGTGGCCGTGATGGCCTCCTCGGTCAACTACAACTCCGTGTGGACCTCGATCTTCGAGCCGGTGTCCACCTTCAGCTTCCTGGAGCGCTACGGCAGGCTCAGCGAGCTGACCAAGCGCCACGACCTGCCGTACCACGTCATCGGTTCGGACCTCGCGGGCGTCGTGCTGCGTACCGGCCCCGGCGTGAACGCCTGGCACCCCGGCGACGAGGTCGTCGCGCACTGCCTGTCCGTCGAGCTGGAGTCCAGCGACGGGCACAACGACACCATGCTCGACCCCGAGCAGCGCATCTGGGGCTTCGAGACCAACTTCGGCGGGCTCGCCGAGATCGCGCTCGTCAAGTCCAACCAGCTGATGCCCAAGCCCGACCACCTGTCGTGGGAGGAGGCCGCCGCACCCGGGCTGGTCAACTCCACCGCGTACCGGCAGCTGGTCTCGCGCAACGGCGCCGGGATGAAGCAGGGCGACAACGTCCTCATCTGGGGCGCGAGCGGCGGCCTCGGCTCTTACGCCACCCAGTTCGCGCTGGCCGGCGGCGCCAACCCCATCTGTGTGGTGAGCAGCCCGCAGAAGGCGGACATCTGCCGGGCGATGGGCGCCGAGGCGATCATCGACCGCAACGCCGAGGACTACAGGTTCTGGAAGGACGAGCACAACCAGGACCCGAAGGAGTGGAAGCGCTTCGGCAAGCGCATCCGCGAGCTGACCGGCGGCGAGGACGTGGACATCGTCTTCGAGCACCCGGGCCGCGAGACCTTCGGCGCCTCCGTGTACGTCACCCGCAAGGGCGGCACGATCGTCACCTGCGCGTCCACCTCGGGCTACAACCACGAGTACGACAACCGCTACCTGTGGATGTCCCTGAAGCGGATCATCGGCTCGCACTTCGCCAACTACCGCGAGGCCTGGGAGGCCAACCGGCTCATCGCGAAGGGCAAGATCCACCCGACGCTCTCCCGCGTGTACTCGCTGGAGGAGACCGGGCAGGCCGCCTTCGACGTGCACCGCAACCTCCATCAGGGCAAGGTCGGTGTCCTGGCACTGGCGCCCACCGAGGGCCTCGGCGTGCGCGACGAGGAGAAGCGCGCCCAGCACGTCGACGCCATCAACCGCTTCCGGAACATCTGA
- a CDS encoding protein meaA — protein MTERQTPQGRPEKDRPWLMRTYAGHSTAEASNELYRRNLAKGQTGLSVAFDLPTQTGYDPDHILARGEVGRVGVPVSHLGDMRRLFQDIPLDRMNTSMTINATAMWLLALYQVVAEEQGVDITTLQGTTQNDIVKEYLSRGTHVFPPVPSLRLTTDMICYTVNNIPKWNPINICSYHLQEAGATPVQEIAYAMSTAIAVLDAVFASGQIAEEQKGDVVARISFFVNAGVRFVEEMCKMRAFGRIWDRITRERYGIENPKHRRFRYGVQVNSLGLTEAQPENNIQRIVLEMLAVTLSKDARARAVQLPAWNEALGLPRPWDQQWSLRMQQVLAYESDLLEYADIFEGSHVVEAKVSQLIEDSFAEIDRIQEMGGAMAAVESGYLKSQLVSSHAERRARIESGDEKIIGVNIFESTEPNPLTADLDAAIMTVDPAVEARVTAALTQWRDTRYQPPFNHPRPCKALDRLKEAAKGTGNLMEATLECARAGVTTGEWAGALREVFGEFRAPTGVSSAPVAVTAEEGTAMAAVRRKVELTARDMGVGKLRFLVGKPGLDGHSNGAEQIAVRARDAGFEVVYQGIRLTPEEIVTAAVAEDVHGVGLSILSGSHAQLVPDVLERLREAGAADIPVIAGGIIPNADAELLRAAGVAAVFTPKDFDITGIIGRIVDEIRKANKLDPLEVPA, from the coding sequence ATGACAGAGCGCCAGACGCCGCAGGGGCGGCCCGAGAAGGACCGGCCGTGGCTGATGCGGACCTACGCGGGCCACTCCACCGCCGAGGCGTCCAACGAGTTGTACCGGCGCAACCTCGCCAAGGGGCAGACGGGTCTGTCGGTCGCGTTCGACCTGCCGACCCAGACCGGCTACGACCCGGACCACATCCTCGCCCGCGGCGAGGTCGGCCGGGTCGGCGTGCCGGTGTCGCACCTCGGTGACATGCGCCGGCTGTTCCAGGACATCCCCCTGGACCGGATGAACACCTCGATGACCATCAACGCCACCGCCATGTGGCTGCTGGCGCTCTACCAGGTCGTAGCCGAGGAGCAGGGTGTGGACATCACCACGCTCCAGGGGACGACCCAGAACGACATCGTGAAGGAGTACCTGTCGCGGGGCACGCACGTGTTCCCGCCGGTGCCCTCCCTCCGTCTGACGACGGACATGATCTGTTACACGGTCAACAACATCCCCAAGTGGAACCCGATCAACATCTGCAGTTACCACCTGCAGGAGGCGGGAGCCACTCCGGTCCAGGAGATCGCGTACGCGATGTCCACCGCGATCGCCGTGCTCGACGCGGTGTTCGCGTCCGGCCAGATCGCCGAGGAGCAGAAGGGCGACGTGGTCGCCCGTATCTCCTTCTTCGTGAACGCGGGCGTCCGCTTCGTCGAGGAGATGTGCAAGATGCGGGCCTTCGGCCGCATCTGGGACAGGATCACGCGCGAGCGGTACGGCATCGAGAACCCCAAGCACCGCCGGTTCCGGTACGGGGTCCAGGTCAACTCCCTCGGACTGACCGAGGCCCAGCCGGAGAACAACATCCAGCGGATCGTGCTGGAGATGCTGGCCGTGACCCTCTCGAAGGACGCACGCGCGCGTGCCGTCCAACTGCCCGCCTGGAACGAGGCGTTGGGGCTGCCCCGGCCCTGGGACCAGCAGTGGTCGCTGCGCATGCAGCAGGTGCTCGCCTACGAGAGCGACCTGCTGGAGTACGCCGACATCTTCGAGGGCTCGCACGTCGTCGAGGCGAAGGTCTCCCAGCTGATCGAGGACTCGTTCGCCGAGATCGACCGGATCCAGGAGATGGGCGGCGCGATGGCGGCCGTCGAGTCGGGCTACCTGAAGTCGCAGCTCGTCTCGTCGCACGCCGAGCGCCGGGCCCGTATCGAGTCCGGCGACGAGAAGATCATCGGCGTCAACATCTTCGAGTCGACCGAGCCCAACCCGCTCACCGCCGACCTGGACGCCGCGATCATGACGGTCGACCCGGCGGTCGAGGCCCGGGTGACCGCGGCCCTCACGCAGTGGCGCGACACCCGTTACCAGCCCCCCTTCAACCACCCGCGCCCGTGCAAGGCGCTGGACCGGCTGAAGGAGGCCGCGAAGGGCACCGGCAACCTCATGGAGGCCACCCTGGAGTGCGCCCGTGCCGGAGTCACGACCGGCGAGTGGGCCGGTGCCCTGCGCGAGGTGTTCGGCGAGTTCCGCGCCCCCACCGGTGTGTCGTCCGCGCCCGTCGCGGTGACCGCCGAGGAGGGCACCGCGATGGCGGCGGTCCGCCGCAAGGTGGAACTCACCGCTCGGGACATGGGTGTCGGCAAGCTCCGCTTCCTGGTGGGCAAGCCGGGCCTGGACGGGCACTCCAACGGCGCCGAGCAGATCGCCGTACGGGCCCGTGACGCCGGCTTCGAGGTGGTCTACCAGGGCATCCGGCTGACACCCGAGGAGATCGTGACCGCGGCCGTCGCCGAGGACGTCCACGGGGTCGGCCTGTCCATCCTGTCGGGCTCGCACGCCCAGCTGGTGCCCGACGTGCTGGAGCGGCTGCGCGAGGCCGGCGCCGCCGACATCCCGGTGATCGCCGGCGGGATCATCCCGAACGCCGACGCCGAGCTGCTCAGGGCCGCCGGAGTGGCCGCCGTCTTCACCCCGAAGGACTTCGACATCACGGGAATCATCGGCCGTATCGTCGACGAGATCCGGAAAGCGAACAAGCTCGACCCTCTGGAGGTCCCCGCATGA
- a CDS encoding HpcH/HpaI aldolase/citrate lyase family protein yields the protein MTSPVPQVNRLRPRRSCLAVPGSNPRFLEKAQGLPADQVFLDLEDACAPLAKPEARHTIVKFLNEGDWTGKTRVVRVNDWTTEWTYRDVVTVVEGAGPNLDCIMLPKVQDAQQVVALDLLLTQIEKTMGFEVGKIGIEAQIENAKGLNNVNEIATASQRVETIIFGPADFMASINMKSLVVGEQPPGYPADAYHYILMKILMAARANNLQAIDGPYLQIRNVDGYREVARRAAALGFDGKWVLHPGQVEASNEIFSPSQEDFDHAELILDAYDYYTSEAGGKKGSAMIGDEMIDEASRKMALVISGKGRAAGLQRTSKFEAPSA from the coding sequence ATGACCAGCCCTGTTCCCCAGGTCAACCGTTTGCGCCCGCGGCGCTCCTGCCTGGCCGTGCCCGGCTCGAACCCCCGCTTCCTGGAGAAGGCGCAGGGCCTTCCGGCCGACCAGGTCTTCCTGGACCTTGAGGACGCGTGCGCGCCGCTCGCCAAGCCCGAGGCGCGGCACACCATCGTCAAGTTCCTCAACGAGGGCGACTGGACGGGCAAGACGCGGGTCGTGCGCGTGAACGACTGGACGACGGAGTGGACGTACCGCGATGTCGTGACGGTCGTCGAGGGGGCGGGCCCCAACCTCGACTGCATCATGCTGCCGAAGGTCCAGGACGCCCAGCAGGTGGTGGCCCTCGACCTGCTTCTGACGCAGATCGAGAAGACGATGGGCTTCGAGGTCGGCAAGATCGGCATCGAGGCGCAGATCGAGAACGCCAAGGGTCTGAACAACGTCAACGAGATCGCGACCGCCTCCCAGCGTGTCGAGACGATCATCTTCGGCCCGGCCGACTTCATGGCGTCGATCAACATGAAGTCGCTGGTCGTGGGCGAGCAGCCGCCCGGCTACCCGGCGGACGCCTACCACTACATCCTGATGAAGATCCTGATGGCCGCCCGCGCCAACAACCTCCAGGCGATCGACGGCCCCTACCTGCAGATCCGCAACGTCGACGGCTACCGCGAGGTCGCCCGGCGCGCCGCGGCCCTCGGCTTCGACGGCAAGTGGGTGCTGCACCCGGGCCAGGTCGAGGCGTCGAACGAGATCTTTTCGCCGTCCCAGGAGGACTTCGACCACGCCGAGCTGATCCTGGACGCGTACGACTACTACACGTCCGAGGCCGGCGGCAAGAAGGGCTCCGCGATGATCGGCGACGAGATGATCGACGAGGCAAGCCGCAAGATGGCCCTCGTCATCTCCGGCAAGGGCCGCGCCGCGGGCCTGCAGCGCACGTCCAAGTTCGAAGCGCCCTCCGCCTGA
- a CDS encoding MaoC family dehydratase, with protein sequence MQFGRTYEEFTVGDVYKHWPGKTVTEYDDHLFCLLTMNHHPLHMDANYAENTTDFKKNVVVGNYIYSLLLGMSVPDVSGKAIANLEVESLKHVAPTFHGDTLYGETTVLDKTPSRSKNDRGIVYVETRGYKQDGTLVCVFRRKVMVPTETYIKERGGEQPGRPQLKEQEK encoded by the coding sequence ATGCAGTTCGGCCGTACCTACGAAGAGTTCACCGTCGGCGACGTCTACAAGCACTGGCCCGGGAAAACGGTCACCGAGTACGACGACCACCTCTTCTGTCTGCTCACGATGAACCACCACCCGCTCCACATGGACGCCAACTACGCCGAGAACACCACGGACTTCAAGAAGAACGTCGTGGTGGGGAACTACATCTACTCCCTGCTGCTCGGCATGTCCGTCCCCGACGTCTCGGGCAAGGCGATCGCCAACCTGGAGGTCGAGTCGCTGAAGCACGTCGCGCCGACCTTCCACGGCGACACGCTCTACGGCGAGACCACGGTCCTCGACAAGACACCTTCCCGGTCCAAGAACGACCGCGGGATCGTGTACGTCGAGACCAGGGGCTACAAGCAGGACGGCACGCTGGTCTGTGTGTTCCGCCGCAAGGTGATGGTCCCCACCGAGACGTACATCAAGGAGCGCGGCGGCGAACAGCCCGGCCGCCCCCAGCTCAAGGAGCAGGAGAAGTAG
- a CDS encoding acyl-CoA dehydrogenase family protein, with protein sequence MARLAQTAGLTDIQREILSTVRDFVDKEIIPVATGLEHRDEYPQQIVDGLKELGLFGLMIPEEYGGLGESLLTYALCVEEIARGWMSVSGIINTHFIVAYMLKQHGTQEQREYFLPRMAAGDVRGAFSMSEPALGSDVSAITSKAVKDGDEYVLNGQKMWLTNGGTSTLVAVLVKSDEGHPEGTAPHKSMTTFLVEKEPGFGEVRPGLTIPGKIDKMGYKGVDTTELIMDGLRIPADRVLGGTTGRGFYQMMDGVEVGRVNVAARGCGVAQRAFELGVSYAQQRHTFGKQIAQHQAIQFKLAEMATKVEAAHAMMVNAARKKDSGERNDLEAGMAKYLASEYCKEVVEDAFRIHGGYGFSKEYEIERLYREAPMLLIGEGTAEIQKMIIGRRLLEEYRLQG encoded by the coding sequence ATGGCGCGACTCGCCCAGACCGCCGGTCTGACCGACATCCAGCGGGAGATCCTGTCGACCGTACGGGACTTCGTCGACAAGGAGATCATCCCGGTCGCGACCGGGCTGGAGCACCGCGACGAGTACCCCCAGCAGATCGTCGACGGTCTCAAGGAGTTGGGCCTCTTCGGCCTGATGATCCCCGAGGAGTACGGGGGTCTGGGTGAGTCGCTCCTCACCTACGCGCTGTGCGTGGAGGAGATCGCGCGCGGCTGGATGTCGGTCTCCGGCATCATCAACACCCATTTCATCGTGGCCTACATGCTCAAGCAGCACGGCACGCAGGAGCAGCGGGAGTACTTCCTTCCGCGCATGGCGGCGGGCGACGTGCGCGGCGCGTTCTCCATGTCCGAGCCGGCGCTCGGCTCCGACGTGTCGGCCATCACGTCCAAGGCGGTGAAGGACGGCGACGAATATGTCCTGAACGGCCAGAAGATGTGGCTCACGAACGGCGGTACGTCGACTCTCGTGGCCGTTCTCGTGAAGAGTGACGAAGGCCACCCCGAGGGCACCGCGCCCCATAAGTCGATGACGACCTTCCTCGTGGAGAAGGAGCCCGGTTTCGGTGAGGTCCGTCCCGGCCTGACCATCCCCGGGAAGATCGACAAGATGGGCTACAAGGGGGTCGACACCACCGAGCTGATCATGGATGGCCTGCGCATTCCGGCCGATCGCGTGCTCGGCGGCACCACCGGCCGAGGTTTTTATCAGATGATGGACGGCGTCGAAGTGGGCCGCGTCAACGTGGCCGCGCGTGGTTGCGGTGTCGCTCAGCGTGCGTTTGAGCTGGGCGTTTCCTACGCCCAGCAGCGCCACACCTTCGGCAAGCAGATCGCCCAGCACCAGGCGATCCAGTTCAAACTGGCCGAGATGGCTACCAAGGTCGAGGCCGCCCATGCGATGATGGTCAATGCGGCGCGCAAAAAGGACTCCGGGGAGCGAAACGACCTCGAAGCAGGGATGGCGAAGTACCTCGCCTCCGAGTACTGCAAAGAGGTCGTGGAAGACGCCTTCCGGATCCACGGCGGCTACGGCTTCTCAAAGGAGTACGAGATCGAGCGCCTCTACCGCGAGGCGCCGATGCTGCTCATCGGTGAAGGTACCGCCGAAATCCAGAAAATGATCATCGGACGCAGGCTGCTCGAAGAGTATCGACTCCAGGGTTAG
- a CDS encoding phosphatidylserine decarboxylase yields the protein MPHSQTSAPRDSLAGVRLARGASPWLLPTVATAALSLVRARKSGAAKAVAVPATALAAGMLWFFRDPEREITQGRVISPADGVVQSIMPWKDGRTRVAIFMSPLNVHVNRAPLSGTVTSVEHIPGGFVPAFNKESENNERVVWHFDTELGDIEMIQIAGAVARRIVPYIPQGTKVEQGERIGLIRFGSRVDIYLPEGVEVDVEVGQKTVAGVTRIDRD from the coding sequence ATGCCCCACAGCCAAACCTCTGCACCACGCGACAGCCTGGCCGGCGTACGTCTTGCGCGCGGAGCATCGCCGTGGCTCCTCCCGACCGTCGCCACCGCAGCCCTCAGCCTGGTACGCGCGCGCAAGTCCGGCGCCGCCAAGGCCGTGGCCGTACCCGCCACCGCTCTTGCGGCGGGCATGCTGTGGTTCTTCCGCGACCCCGAGCGCGAGATCACCCAGGGCCGGGTCATCTCGCCCGCCGACGGTGTGGTGCAGAGCATCATGCCGTGGAAGGACGGGCGCACCCGCGTCGCGATCTTCATGAGCCCGCTGAACGTCCACGTCAACCGCGCGCCTCTCTCCGGCACGGTGACGTCGGTCGAGCACATCCCCGGCGGATTCGTTCCGGCGTTCAACAAGGAGAGCGAGAACAACGAGCGCGTTGTCTGGCACTTCGACACCGAGCTCGGCGACATCGAGATGATCCAGATCGCCGGTGCGGTCGCGAGGCGCATCGTGCCGTACATCCCGCAGGGCACGAAGGTCGAGCAGGGCGAGCGGATCGGGCTGATCCGCTTCGGGTCGCGCGTCGACATCTATCTCCCCGAGGGCGTGGAGGTCGACGTGGAGGTCGGTCAGAAGACCGTGGCGGGGGTGACTCGCATTGACCGTGATTGA
- the pssA gene encoding CDP-diacylglycerol--serine O-phosphatidyltransferase — translation MPEADELDDEEEMPLSLRLSIADTLTLGNATCGFMAVYFTTTGILIPHLTGSQESGMARHSAATAVILMLCAAVFDLFDGLVARKLRSSPMGAELDNLSDLISFGLAPAYFVLVYGMVADDAHQRVAAVGAIVVLLAVVLRLARFSCVTVKDGTFQGMPSPFGALTVVSIVLLELPFVATLMAIIGTAWLMVSRVEYPKPRGRLAVAMLSWIVLSMALLASWAFEAPGGQLLLQTGCALQLVMGAVIPLFATARRVNNFRDNRREARAAQLP, via the coding sequence GTGCCGGAGGCCGACGAGCTCGACGACGAGGAGGAGATGCCCCTTTCTCTCCGCCTCTCGATAGCGGACACGCTCACCCTCGGTAACGCCACGTGCGGCTTCATGGCGGTGTACTTCACCACCACAGGCATCCTGATCCCGCACCTCACGGGCAGCCAGGAGTCCGGCATGGCGCGGCACAGTGCCGCCACCGCCGTGATCCTGATGCTGTGCGCGGCGGTCTTCGACCTGTTCGACGGCCTGGTGGCCCGCAAGCTGCGCTCCTCACCCATGGGCGCGGAGCTGGACAACCTCTCGGACCTGATCAGCTTCGGTCTGGCGCCGGCGTACTTCGTGCTCGTCTACGGCATGGTCGCCGACGACGCGCACCAGCGGGTGGCGGCGGTGGGGGCGATCGTGGTCCTGCTGGCCGTCGTGCTCCGACTGGCCAGATTCTCGTGCGTCACCGTCAAGGACGGCACCTTCCAGGGCATGCCGTCGCCGTTCGGTGCGCTGACGGTCGTCTCGATCGTGCTGCTTGAGCTGCCGTTCGTCGCCACGCTCATGGCGATCATCGGTACCGCGTGGCTGATGGTGAGCCGGGTCGAGTACCCGAAGCCGCGGGGGCGGCTCGCGGTGGCGATGCTCTCCTGGATCGTGCTGAGCATGGCGCTGCTGGCCTCCTGGGCCTTCGAAGCGCCCGGTGGGCAGCTGCTGCTGCAGACCGGGTGTGCGTTGCAGCTGGTGATGGGGGCCGTGATTCCCCTCTTCGCCACGGCTCGTCGGGTGAACAACTTCAGGGACAACCGGCGAGAGGCCAGGGCGGCGCAGCTGCCCTAG
- a CDS encoding ABC transporter substrate-binding protein — protein sequence MSTMNATYTVRVTAGALAALLLLSGCSSKAKDDDKGDTAAGEVKTGEGISGKTISLGALTDMTGVYATLGKSVTQAQQLYVKQLNADGGVCGYKVQLTVRDHGYDPQKALSGYTELAPKVLGFAQFIGSPFVAAAKPRIDGQDKGLVLPQAWSSALLGSPYIRVIGSTYDIETINAVDFLMKEKGLKKGDKLGHVYFEGDYGESALTGSKHIAKEAGLTVVEQKIKPTDNDMTAQVAALKKAGVKAVVLSAGPRQAASLVGVAAAGGFNVPIIGNNSAFAPQLLATQAGPALEKNYWVASPSLPIGADTPGAKKLVTDYKKAYPKDSLDNGVVAGWTAAAAFGEALKKACESKDLTREGVDKALLTIDALDTGFGIPQNFTDPKASSSKESVILQPDKSVTGGMKVVQEPAASTVAESYTPSA from the coding sequence ATGAGCACGATGAACGCGACCTACACGGTCAGGGTGACCGCAGGAGCGCTCGCGGCGCTGTTGCTGCTGTCCGGCTGCAGCTCCAAGGCCAAGGACGACGACAAGGGCGACACCGCCGCGGGAGAGGTGAAGACCGGTGAGGGCATCTCCGGCAAGACCATCTCGCTGGGCGCCCTCACCGACATGACAGGGGTCTACGCGACCCTCGGCAAGAGCGTCACCCAGGCCCAGCAGCTCTATGTGAAGCAGCTGAACGCCGACGGGGGCGTGTGCGGCTACAAGGTCCAGCTCACGGTCCGCGACCACGGCTACGACCCGCAGAAGGCCCTCTCCGGGTACACCGAGCTGGCGCCGAAGGTGCTCGGGTTCGCCCAGTTCATCGGCTCGCCGTTCGTCGCCGCGGCCAAGCCGCGCATCGACGGACAGGACAAGGGCCTGGTCCTGCCGCAGGCCTGGTCGTCCGCCCTGCTCGGCAGCCCCTACATCCGGGTCATCGGATCCACGTACGACATCGAGACGATCAACGCCGTCGACTTCCTGATGAAGGAGAAGGGCCTCAAGAAGGGCGACAAGCTCGGGCACGTCTACTTCGAGGGCGACTACGGCGAGAGCGCGCTGACCGGCTCCAAGCACATCGCGAAGGAGGCCGGGCTGACCGTCGTCGAGCAGAAGATCAAGCCGACCGACAACGACATGACCGCGCAGGTCGCCGCCCTCAAGAAGGCCGGCGTCAAGGCGGTCGTGCTCAGTGCGGGCCCCCGCCAGGCGGCCTCCCTGGTCGGTGTCGCCGCGGCCGGCGGCTTCAACGTCCCGATCATCGGCAACAACTCGGCCTTCGCCCCGCAGCTCCTGGCCACCCAGGCGGGTCCGGCCCTGGAGAAGAACTACTGGGTGGCCTCGCCCTCGCTCCCCATCGGCGCGGACACCCCGGGCGCCAAGAAGCTGGTCACCGACTACAAGAAGGCGTACCCCAAGGACTCCCTGGACAACGGTGTGGTCGCCGGCTGGACGGCCGCCGCCGCGTTCGGCGAGGCCCTGAAGAAGGCCTGCGAGTCCAAGGACCTGACCCGGGAGGGCGTGGACAAGGCCCTGCTCACCATCGACGCCCTGGACACGGGCTTCGGCATCCCGCAGAACTTCACCGACCCCAAGGCGTCCTCCTCCAAGGAGAGCGTCATCCTCCAGCCCGACAAGTCGGTGACAGGCGGCATGAAGGTGGTCCAGGAACCGGCGGCCTCAACGGTGGCGGAGTCCTACACCCCGAGCGCCTGA